The Nitrospira sp. sequence GACGGCCATGTTGCTGTTCAATGCAGGGGGGCTCTTGCTGCTGTATGGCTTGCAGCGCCTGCAGAGTGTTTTACCCCTCAACCCGGCTCACCTTGGTGCCGTCGCTCCCGACCTGGCCTTTAATACGGCCGTGAGTTTCGTGACCAACACCAACTGGCAGGCGTATGGCGGAGAAACCACCCTGACATACCTGACCCAGATGCTTGGCCTGACCGTGCAAAACTTCGTCTCCGCAGCCACCGGGATGGCGGTACTCGTCGCATTGATCCGAGGCCTCAGACGTCACACATCAACGACGCTTGGAAATTTCTGGTGCGATCTGGTTCGTAGCACGCTCTACATTCTTCTGCCGCTTGCTCTGCTCGTATCCCTCCTCCTGGTGTCCCAGGGAGTTGTCCAGACCTTCGATTCATATCGGACGGTGACCTTGCTGCAGCCATCGGGTTACGACAAAGCCGTGATAGATGGGAACGGCCAAGCGATTCTCGATGAGCAAGGGAAACCGAAGGTCGAACACACGATTCTGCTCGAGCAAGTCATTGCAGTAGGTCCGGCGGCTTCTCAGATCGCCATCAAACAACTCGGCACGAACGGCGGTGGGTTCTTCAACGTGAATTCCGCCCATCCGTTCGAGAATGCCACACCTCTGTCCAACTTCATTGAACTCTTGGCCATTCTCCTCATCCCTGCCGCGCTTTGCTATATGTTCGGCCGGATGGTGAACGATACCCGCCAAGGCTGGGTCCTGCTCGCCGTCATGACCATTCTTCTGCTGTGTTTTGTTCCCCTAGGGTGGTGGGCGGAACAAAGCGGCAATCCCTTGCTTGCCGATCTCGGTGTGGATCAGCAGCCTCAAGCCGGCCAAGCCGGCGGCAACATGGAGGGAAAAGAGACGCGATTCGGCATTACCGATTCGGTCCTGTGGTCTGCCGTGACGACGGCGGCGTCCAATGGCGCGGTGAACTCCATGCACGATTCGTATACTCCATTGGGTGGACTCGTGCCGCTGTTCCTCATGCAATTCGGCGAGGTGGTCTTCGGCGGAGTCGGCTCGGGACTGTACGGCATGATCGTCTTCGCCATCATCGCAGTGTTCGTTGCGGGATTGATGGTTGGACGGACGCCGGAGTACCTGGGGAAGAAGATCGAGCCCTACGAGATGAAGATGGCCGCACTACTGATTTTGATCATGCCCATTGTCGTCTTGGGTCTCACGGCAGTCGCGGTCAGCACTGAAGTAGGTCGATCATCGATCTTGAATGCCGGTCCTCACGGATTCACCGAAGTGCTGTATGCCTATACGTCCCAGGGCAACAATAACGGAAGCGCGTTCGCAGGGCTCAACGCCAATACTCATTTTTACAATCTCACCGGTGGGATCGCGATGCTGACATCCCGGTTCTGGCTCGCTATTCCGACTCTGGCGCTTGCAAATTCTTTGGCCCGCAAGAAACTGGTTCCGACTGGTCCCGGGACCGTGCCGACCCACACCCCGTTGTTTGCTGTTCTCCTGATCAGCGTCGTGGTGATGGTCGGCGCCCTCACGTTTCTACCGGCCTTGGCCTTGGGGCCGATCGTTGAGGAGTTGATGATGAGGGGACGGTAACAATGATCGGTATGAACATGGCTGCCTCACACAAAGCGTCCCGCTCATTGTTCAATACCTCGATCGTCGGTCAGGCGTTGCAGGCCGCCGTCCTTAAACTTGATCCCCGCCACCAGGTTAAAAACCCCGTCATGTTCGTGGTGTGGGTTGGAAGTGTCGTGACGACCCTCCTGTTTCTGCAAGCGATGGCCGGAGCGGGGGAAGCTCCGGCCCGGTTCATTCTTGCCGTCGCCCTCTGGTTGTGGTTCACGGTCCTGTTCGGAAACTTTGCGGAAGCGATGGCGGAAGGTCGAGGAAAGGCTCAGGCCGATTCGCTGCGGCGCGCGCGCCGGGAGCTCAGCGCCAAGAAACTTGGTTCGGTTGATTTCGACAGCGAGCATCGTGCCGTGCGGAACCGTCAGTTTCAGCGAGGCGATACCTTCAGCATCGTGTCAGCGAATCAACTCAAGCAAGGAGATGTGTTCCTCGTGGAGGCAGGAGATTTCATCCCCGCCGATGGCG is a genomic window containing:
- the kdpA gene encoding potassium-transporting ATPase subunit KdpA, with protein sequence MTMNAILQVFVFFTVLLALVKPLGWYMARVYEGTPCGLDYLLAPVERTMYRLCGVRPADEMDWKSYGTAMLLFNAGGLLLLYGLQRLQSVLPLNPAHLGAVAPDLAFNTAVSFVTNTNWQAYGGETTLTYLTQMLGLTVQNFVSAATGMAVLVALIRGLRRHTSTTLGNFWCDLVRSTLYILLPLALLVSLLLVSQGVVQTFDSYRTVTLLQPSGYDKAVIDGNGQAILDEQGKPKVEHTILLEQVIAVGPAASQIAIKQLGTNGGGFFNVNSAHPFENATPLSNFIELLAILLIPAALCYMFGRMVNDTRQGWVLLAVMTILLLCFVPLGWWAEQSGNPLLADLGVDQQPQAGQAGGNMEGKETRFGITDSVLWSAVTTAASNGAVNSMHDSYTPLGGLVPLFLMQFGEVVFGGVGSGLYGMIVFAIIAVFVAGLMVGRTPEYLGKKIEPYEMKMAALLILIMPIVVLGLTAVAVSTEVGRSSILNAGPHGFTEVLYAYTSQGNNNGSAFAGLNANTHFYNLTGGIAMLTSRFWLAIPTLALANSLARKKLVPTGPGTVPTHTPLFAVLLISVVVMVGALTFLPALALGPIVEELMMRGR